TTATGTATTTATTGGCCTTTGAAATAATGTTTCCCTGCCCAAGACTAATGTATAATAAGGGTTTTTGATACATTAGCACCATCATGACAGTGCATTTTTTGTCTCCagacaatgatgaagatcatgggaAGGATACTCAGGACACAATGAAGCCAGTATTGTCCTTGGGGAAGGAAGGGTCTGCCTTTTTGGCCCCAAAATTAGATTACAGCCCATCTTTTGTAAGTTCCATTTGATCGAGAGAAGTGTTGTTTTCTTAAATCTTATGTGCTGCTTTGAGCTAACTTCCTACATTCGTTCCAGGCTTATATTCCTTATACTGCTGATGCTTATTATGGTGGGGTCTTGACAGGACATGCTCCACATGCCATTGTATGTTCACTCTTAACTTTTCAGTTTCTGTCTTTCTGACCACATTCTGTAAGTAAATACCCAACATTTAGAGCTACAAGATCATATAATGATTTCTCTGTGATACATTTGCAGTCATTTTAATTTCAGAGAGAGAGATCGTCCTTGACTCCTTGTATATTAGGTGTTATGAAGGCTCCTTGTGAAACACATTCTTTCTGTTTCCTTATTTCTGAATTGATTATTTTTCAAAGCAACAAAAATGGTAAATCGTGCTTTTAGTTGAAGTTTGGCAATGCACAAGAAATTTTGTTGCGGCATTTTTGGATCAACGCTCTTAGTCTTTTATAATTTGCACAGAACTTAATGGAAGCTATTTATGATATCTCCAGATAAAAGATTAAAGGAATATAGAACCATAATTGCATCCTACCACAATTTTGGCTGCCATGCTAGCTGTCGTTCTTGATAACACATAGGCTTCTTCATATTCAAAAACTTTATTGTTGCCAAACAAAATGAGCCTGCGTTAATGCCGTCATTCCTGTATTATGCATTTAGGTCCATCCCCAGCAAAATGATACAACAAACACTCCAGTTATGTTGCCTGTGGAACCTGCAGAAGAAGAGCCAATATATGTTAATGCAAAACAATACCATGCAATCCTTAGGAGGAGGCAAACACGTGCTAAATTGGAGGCCCAGAATAAGATGGTGAAAGCTCGGAAGGTAATACATAGTAATTTTCCAATTCCTGATGCTGATTTGGTAAGCTGCTTTTAATTGTTCTTCAGCATTTGCTGCATACAGAGCTTTAACTATCAGTACAGTAGATTTTTCTTGGCCATATTCGGAGGGAGGTCACAAAAACCCCTCTGGCTACAATTTCAGTAGGTTCTCCGTACGCTTAACTTTTTTAGCAAATTGTTTTGGACTTGTGTCACCAAGCATCTTTGTAAGAGTGAGACAAATAATTGTTTTGTAACTAGCTAACATCAAGCATTTCTTGGCTTCTGCGTCACTTTTTAATCTGTTCTTTTCTGATCTGAAAGCTGCATGAATTAGTCCTGCATTCCTATACAGGCAATAGTTCTGTTACTTCAACTATATAGTTTACCTGGCAAATACACATTACAAAGTTTCCTTTCTTCGCAGCCATACCTTCATGAGTCTCGACATTGTCATGCCATGAAGCGGGCTCGTGGATCAGGAGGGCGATTCCTCAACACAAAGCAGCTCCAGGAGCAGAGTCAGCAGTATCAGGCATCGAGTGGTTCAATGTGCTCAAAGATCATTGGCAACAGCATAACCTCCCAAAGTGGCCCCACCTGCACGCCCTCTTCTGACACTGCAGGTGCTTCAACAGCCAGCCAGGACCGCAGCTGCTTGCCCTCGGTTGGCTTCCGCCCCACGACGAACTTCAGTCAGCAAGGTGGAGGCTCGAAGCTGGTCGTGAACGGCATGCAGCAGCGTGTTTCCACCATATAAGGTGAAGAGGAGTGGGCACAACACCATTCCCAGGCGCACTGCCTGTGGCAACTCATCCTTGGCTTTTGAAACTATGAATATGCAATGGACATGTACATTGAGATCCTCAGAATAACCAAACGTGCAGGCATATGCAAATCCTTTTCAGCTTGCTGTAGCTGAAAGAACTGTGGTTAGGTTATGAGTTTGTTCCTGGAGACTGGTCCATACATGACATGCTACCTTTTGCTGAGTTTCTGAGGTGAAGCCATCGATACATGATCCTGTTGTTCAATACCTTGCTGCCTTTTGTGTCTGATAAGCTCCCCAGTTTGCAGTTTCTCTGAATTCCAGCATGTCTAGTCTCTGCCTATCTTTTGCATTTGATGTGATGATGACTTACCATACACATTTATTcatctatctatgttctcaaAGCAGCACTGCAGAGATGTTAGGAGTGAAAAGAAATAATGATGCTCACGCCGAGAACTAATCACTTTCATAGAAATAATGAAGCTCACGCCGAGAACTAATCACTTTCATAGGATGGGCATGGAGCGATCCGTGGATACCGTGGATCCATTCTAGCTGTACTAATAATCAAATAACATTGTCAGTTTGAGCTTGACTAATGGAAAAAATCCATGCCCATCTCTACTTGCGTTACTCAAGGAAAAGGAAACTATGAGAAGCGCCCAAGTGTATATCATATCAGGTTCTTAAGCTCAAATTAATCAAGCAGAACTCGTGTTTTACAAGTAGTTCTTAGCCAACGGCGTCCATTTACAGGCCCATAGGAAGACAATTTACAACTTGGGCAAAGAAAGTATTAGAGGAAATTGAAAAATCAGTCCCTAGTTTTTTAAATAGAAGCGCTGAGCCTCAGCACCATCTCAAGCCTCTCTGCCTTACGGTAGTCGTTATCGGTAAGTTGTCCAGCAGGAAAAGGTGTAATCTCCAGAAGCAGGTGAGGAGTTGGAAGCTCATCGAACAATGCTCTCACGTTGTAGCAGCAAACACTTTCGCCATGAGCACTTTCCCTCCTAATTTGGCAACCCTGATTGGTGGACTCATTTAGTAACAACCGAACAAAAGCACAAGAGAAACATGTTTAAAACCTCTTTTGACAGGTGATGAGATAATACTTGTTCGCAAAATGTTGCATAAAGGGGCACATGGGATCACTTGTTCTGGACTGAGACAAGATTTTACCTTGTGAGACGAAGCATCCACAAAATGGTCATCTTGGGACAGAACTGAAGCAATCTCCTTAAGGATCCGCCTTCCTTCATCCGTTGATCGTACTCGGTAGGTTCTCTTCAGTGTGCCTCTGGTTGTCGGCTTCCATTTGCTAGTTAGCTTTCTCTTATCCTGAGCATCTTTTTCACCTgatcaacaagaagctcaagactaTTCACCTTCTCGTCCATTACAAAACAATGTAATAAAGTATACATATGTTTCCATGCACAAATTTCTTTGAGGACCCCTGGGGTTATGTTCAGGCTTTTTCCTTGTTAAGGCTGAATGTAAAGAAATCTAAAGAGCGTTACAAATACTGACGGAGAGGTTACTAGTCAATATTATATAAAAGAGAGAACAATTTCATCCCAGTACGGTTAGATTTAGCATGGAAGATGGATTCTTCAATTTCAGGAAATACAAACCCAGAAGTCAAAAGTAAGGACAGAATTGCACTTCAATTCCAGAGTACTtctacagaaaaaaaaaaacagagagccAGCAGCCTGGCATTAACATAGCTCACAAAAGGACTATATTATTCTCTAACCAGAAAAGAATATTGGTCGATCCATCCTTCATAGCAAGTACAGTGACAGTTGGCTAAGAAAGCCAACCAGAGTGCAAGATCATACCCACGCAAAACATTCCCAATTTGATTACTTTGTTCCCTTCACCATATAAAGTCTACAGAACCCACTCCTCCCATTTAAAGCATCCAGAGTGCTATACCATCAACACCAGACCAAGTCAACATTCGGGTTGGCACATCAATACTATATAAGTATATAGCAAGTATCAACTCAGTGCATGACCCCCATGACAGTGCAGCGTGTTGAATCCTCAATCTATCATTTTAAAGCTAAGATCCCTTTACACTTTGAGATAGCCCCAGAATTGTGTCTCAACCCTTTTGGCCCCAGTATTGTCAAATTCTGCCGAAAAAAACGAACTACCTAGCACCATGTACTATATGGTCCCTCCTAACAAGGCAGTAGAATCAGATTCTGCAAAGAACAATATCTTTTTCACATCCAAAATCTCCTTACAGATGCAGAACGGCAGAACCGTATAAATCTTTCACAGCATCCACTTCCACCGAACAGAGCATCAACGGCAAATCCGAGAAATGCGTGAATACATAAATGAACCATTAAAATCGAGCAAACAAAATTCAGAAAACTGCACGAAACCTGAGGCGCCGCCACGGAGCTTCTCTGCCCACTTGGAGAACCCTAGGTCGCTGTCGCCGGCGCCGTCCTCGCCGCCGATCTCTGCAAAAACACACGCGCATCAGAAAACCTCAAACACCTCCCCTGCTCCCCATTCCCGAACCCGAAACACCACCGCGTCGAACCTCGCGTGTATTACCGTGTGAGAGGAAGGGATTCCGCGGGGAGCCGGCGAGCCCGACGTGGAGGAGCGCGTAGTAGAGGCAGAGGCGGCCGGCCCAGACCAGCACGGGACCCTCGAGCAGCGACGCCGCGATgggggccgcggcggcggcggggttgAAGGCGAACGCCGCGGCGGCCGCGCGCCTTGGAGAGACCGGGTGCGGGAGCGAGGGGAGGAACGGGGTCTTCGCCGTCGGGAGGGAGCGGAGGGGGAAGGCGCTGGGcgccgcggcgacggcggcggctgggCCGTGGAGGAGAGAGGCGAGCATGGCGATTGGCGATACGGGCTAGCTGCAGTGTGCGTGTCCTGTGTGTGCGTGTGTTCGGTGCTTCGGTTTTCAGCGTCGCCAACTCGCCATGTCGAATTGTCGATGGTGGTGTGTTCAGAGAACAGAAAAATTTACAATAAGAAAAGTTAAAAATATCTTCATCTGTTTTGTTTTGTTCAAGGATTTTTGTGGTACAAACTTTACAGGTTCCttgcacacacaaaaaaaaaacacaaacatgTATCCTAGAATACAGTAGTATTTTGTGCTTCCGTTGCATGACAAACGTAAGCTGATCCCCTCCCCCCCTTTTTTTAATAATCAGTAGGAACTCTATCTAATCACTCAAGGTGAAAAAGGGCAAAAGGCATTTTCTTAAGAGCGTCGGGTTCAAAATTTTAACGAAATTTCTTAGAAATTTTATGAATTTTAGTAATTTGAGGGGTGACCGAATGAAAAAACTTTAAATTCATATTATTGTAATGTATGTGTTTTATTGTAAATATATAACTATAAACTCATATCTTCTATTGCTTATGTTGTATATTCTTCTGCTCAATAGATATGTAGTCATAAATCATGTTAAAATTCTGCTTAGATTTAAAAATTAGAAATATGATCTCATGTTGaagtttctaaaaaaatatattaCCAAAATTTTGGTGAAATTTCACGAATTTAGGTAATTTTCGGGATGACCTAAAACATCCAAATACTGAAATTGGAAATCCTGACGAGCGCGTTAAACGACACGGAACGGCTACTAGCAAAAGAAGGCCACACAAACAAAACTACAATGCTAAAAGACTAGGGTCAAAGGCAAACACAATTCCTAAGAAAGATGCACCTCTCCTTGAAAATTATATCTTGCATTTCCATACGATTGTGCACGTGGACGCTTAGGATAAATGGATAATGGCGAAGGACTGGAGGGATAGAGTACGACAGGTAGGACTGGCGATAATAATCTTCAGATACCATAGCTTTCAGACGGCATCCGTCGTAGATCTATTGGCTCCTCTCTCGTCGAAGAAAATGATACCTTGTAATTTTTCCCAAAAAAAATGATACCTTGTCCGTAGTATTCGCCTGGTCACGAGAAGCAAAATCAAGCGGAACCGAGGCGGCCCAACCCACGAAGGTCAGGTCCAGATTGCCAACAAGACCAGCTTTCAGTGTTCCACAAATTTGATTGGCTTCTGCAGCATAAGACTAGCGGCATGTTCGccattggtttcagccagggcttatcagccatggtacagtatttttctctcacaacaaaccaacaccagtcaagccatggtacagtatttttctctcacaacaaaccaacaccagtcgggcttatcagctcagaaaccaatcagcgaacaggTTGTATGAATGAGGGACTATGCAGCAGATGCCAATGTATGGTTCAGCAGCTCCACAATGCTCACACGATTGCACCTCTCCTGACATTTACAAGACTGATCTTATCTCACACCGGAAGAAAAATGACGGTACGTTTTTAACTGCTGAAACTGAAGTATCTGTGTACATGTGTATGTTCACAGCAGATGAACACTTTACTAGCAGATTAACTTTACAGTGTTACATGTGTTTGTTCACAGCAGCACCCTGTGTGTATGCGTATGTGCCTGCGCGGCCTACTACTTcgcgtcctcctcctccccctcctctttCTTCCAGACCGGAAGGATGCCTTGCCCAGCCAGCCTCTTGTAAACCCAGAAAACCACGTACTTGGCCGTTATCCTCTTCTCGTCGATCAGGAATGGCTCGATGGTGCTCACTTCGTTGCTGTAGGACGATAGCGCAAAGCCCTTCGGTCCTGCATTGTTTGTTACGAGATTAGTGTGCGCTTTCCGCTAACTCAGTAAGCTGTTTTTCATCTTTAGTGACAAAGGAATGTGTAGCTTTTTGTTCTACATATCCTACAGCAGAGTAGATGGCCACAGAACTGATGAGAGCCCATCTAGGCATCTAGCCATGTCATACATTATTCAGTAATGggaaggcagagctcctgcattTTTTCGGACGACAATAGGCATGGTAATGGCTAATGACGAAGGCTTTTAGTCGCATTCTACATTGTTCTGCAAACCATGCTCTATTCTACATTCTACTGTTGCTTAGAAAAAAGAACTCTATATCCTACACTATGAAAATAGTATGACGTTCTTCATGTCATGTAGTGTTCAGACTTCAGAGTAAGCATGGTAGTGCTTGATACTAAGAAATTGGAAAGTTGGTTAACTAGGGTCTAGGGCCAGGAGTTTAGGTTATGCACCAATGCTTATAAATGAAGGATATTCCTACTATTAGAAGTTCCAGAAAGGAAAACAACAATGGGCAACAAAGTTGAATGAGAAGATAGAAAAAAAATTTAAGACAGTATATACCTGTGAGGTCTCCTTTTGGAAAGAAGGCCCAAAAATAATAAGGGACGTCATCCTTTATGAAAGACCCCTCTAGCTGCAATCCATAAGCACTAGATCCATCAGAAATCTGCCGACTAATTTGTGGGAGCAATCTCAAGTTTCTGAAAGTGCATTCCCAAACAAATGTTGGGCTATGTTAACGTTGTGTTCGGTGGAGGCAGTAGGAGTTGATGTAAGGTGATATCACTATCCTGTTCCATTTTTTGCATAGCAATAGGCTGTGCCTACATAGTGGATGCGTGGAATTAAAACAGTGAACACCGTCACATTAGAGTAAACAGTTTATCACAAAGCATTGAGTGATATTAGAGCATGGGCCTGAGTTGATCAATACAGTACTGTGCTATCGACATCACTGATCAATTCTTCTTTCTCCATAACGATTGACAATGCTCTAGAATTAATGAACTGCACAAACATTACAGTTCACAAGTGAGTGGCATAAACCAAGACAATTTCCTGCTTAATATATATACTGATATTCAGTTACCCCTCTTGATGGTAATTTATGCTAAAAGGTATTTCATTCTTGCATGCTAGAACAAATGTACAGTACCAATGACACCAGTTACACCAGTTTTTATTCACTAGCTACGAGCATTCTGTATTTGAATGATTGAGCAAGTACTGACTACTCACCGTGTTGTTTTGGAAGGCGAGCTGGACCTGGGACACGTTCTCCTCCGCATCCAAGGCAGCCTTCAGCGGTGGGATGATCTCCTTCTGCATCATCTCCGGCAGCGGCAGTGCCGCGGCCTTCTTTGGCTTGGCAGCCGCGGCCGGCTTCGCCGCCGCTGCTGTGGCCTCCTTGGCACCGTCTGCAGCATCCTTCTTCTTGCTAACTGCAGGAGATCAATATAGTAACAGCAAACAATGTCAGCACTTGAGAGCACAGACTGCATAGAAACTGACTCGCGCGTGCAAGTGCAATCCAACATTTCTGAAGCGTCACCGTGCAATCTAACATTTCTGAAGCGTCACTGTGCCGATCTACGTCTCGAGAGAACTTATTCAGAACAGATGGCCCCCCGATTAGGGTAGCAACTAGCAAGACGGTACCGGTGGTGGAGGTGGACGACTCCTGCACGGCCGAGCACGAGACGACGACGGCGCCGCCGCTACCGGCGCGGGGGAACGCGACGACGAGGGGCGCCCGCTTCCCGAAGAGCGGCGCGGCCGAGCACCTGCACGCCGCGTGGCCAGCGGGGGCACGCAAAGGCTGAGGCGCCATGACCATGAGCGTCCGCGAGGATCGGCGACCAAGCAAGCAAAACCACCGACGGTCGTGTCTCACGATTGGCGGAGGGGGGTTGGCAGCATGCGAATCAGCGCTGATCGTTGCGCGCGAAGGCCCCCGGGGCACGCACGGAGGCGACAAAAGAAGAGATCGGGATAGAGGATGAGGCGACTGGTTTAACTGGAGACGGCCAGACGGGGTCCCTCGAGTAGTCGAGTGCAGCCGTGCAGGGGTGGCTCCTGTCCACTGGCTCAGTTGGACGGCACTGGTTTGGCGCCACGCTATCTGCTCGGCACCTGCTCCTGCGGCTGCGGGCTGCAGCCTCGCGGCGCAGCACGGGGTGCCTGTGAGCCAGCCAATAAGGTACGTATGCTTACTGTCGTTTATTTAttgattgaaaaaaaaaagaggtaTCGAATAAGTCTTTACTCTACTTAAAGCAATGGCTAGAAAAAATGTTGGATAGAAATACTACCCCAAATATTACGCTGCGTCGCTGAACATTGGACCACCTACAAAGCCACTCACATTCAGGGACCATACTTTATATTTTCAGTGCCAGTCAATGTCGATACAAGATTAAAAGATTGTGCAATGCTACTACAAGATGCGGTTGTTGTTTACTGCTTTTTTTTAGATTAGGTTGTTGACTGCTATGCCACCAGAAAGTGGCGGGCCGCCGGGCCAGTTGCCGGCGAAAGGCTGAGCGGCAAATTCGCCgtggaaggcggcggaggcccatCTCGAAGCGGCGGTGTGGCCTGAGCGGCGTGGCCCAGATCGCCTCGAACTCCGCCTCGAACTCCGCGTTCCAATGCCTCGTGGCTTATAAGTCGGCCGATGCTTTTCTCTGGCGAAAAAAAACACTATCATGACTAATAAGCATGACTAacacgatcaagcgaacagaatGGTTGGCTCATCACCCTCGAACTCCGCATTCTAACCCGCAACAGGCCCGCCACCCAGAACTACTTTCAGTCATGGAACAacgtttttctctcccaacatttTATTATAAGCATCGGCATAAGTCATGCTGTATTGTCTCACACGATCACCTCTTCACCTCTACCGCTCGGTCGATGCTAGGCACCCAAAGTAAAGTTTCAGTTTCGCTTGTCAGGAAAGCATTTTATTTAATCTTTTTCAATATACGtaaaaaacttttttttttcatttctcaCAGCAGGCTGCGTATAACGAAGGCAAGACGAGAAGGGGGAATGGGTCAAGGTGGAACACGTCTTGCTACAGAGTACAGACCCTTGGCCGACGTCGCATTAAGTGGTGCTCTGCTCTCATCACGGGTATAGCGTGTTGAGCTGCGGTGCGCCGGTGCCTGCCGCCGTAACTACTCCCGTCGCTACTCCTTTGTGCTGTCACGATTCCATACGCCCGCCGACATAGACTCGGACCATACGCTCACAACAGCTGGAGGCTAGGCAGGTCGCAGGCGTAGCCACGCCCACGCGGAGGCCCCGCGCGATTGCCCTGTGAACCCGGTCCACGCCATTATTCCGTAGCGCTCGCCAACAACGGCGCCGTAAAAGCAAGAGCACGTTTAGTTCCCGGATCTAGGAGTGGCCAAATAATTAATGTGTTattgtagcattttgtttgtatttgtaaATTATTATCCAAAcattaactaattaggcttaaaagattcaactcgtaaagtacaactaaactgtggaattagtttttaatttcgtctacgtttagtactccatgcatgtaccgtaagtttaatgtgacgagaaatcttctttttatatagtgccaatttcgtctatatttagtactccatgcatataccgtaagtttgatgtatcttttgtatagtgccaaattTAGGAGTTTGGTGGGAAAAACATGGCCCAAGCAATTAAACTCTGCGTAACTTCCAAATCCTGAAATCCATCCACAGTCACCAAAGGATACGCCCGCCGGCCACGACAGCCTCCTGACCTGCGGGGCCACAACCATCGCGGCGCACGTTGCGCTCC
Above is a genomic segment from Miscanthus floridulus cultivar M001 chromosome 3, ASM1932011v1, whole genome shotgun sequence containing:
- the LOC136542595 gene encoding nuclear transcription factor Y subunit A-4-like isoform X1, encoding MPVLLREMEDHSVHPMPKSNHGSLSGNGYEMKHSGHKVCDRDSTSESDRSNQEASAVGESSPNEHTSTQSDNDEDHGKDTQDTMKPVLSLGKEGSAFLAPKLDYSPSFAYIPYTADAYYGGVLTGHAPHAIVHPQQNDTTNTPVMLPVEPAEEEPIYVNAKQYHAILRRRQTRAKLEAQNKMVKARKPYLHESRHCHAMKRARGSGGRFLNTKQLQEQSQQYQASSGSMCSKIIGNSITSQSGPTCTPSSDTAGASTASQDRSCLPSVGFRPTTNFSQQGGGSKLVVNGMQQRVSTI
- the LOC136542595 gene encoding nuclear transcription factor Y subunit A-4-like isoform X2; this translates as MKHSGHKVCDRDSTSESDRSNQEASAVGESSPNEHTSTQSDNDEDHGKDTQDTMKPVLSLGKEGSAFLAPKLDYSPSFAYIPYTADAYYGGVLTGHAPHAIVHPQQNDTTNTPVMLPVEPAEEEPIYVNAKQYHAILRRRQTRAKLEAQNKMVKARKPYLHESRHCHAMKRARGSGGRFLNTKQLQEQSQQYQASSGSMCSKIIGNSITSQSGPTCTPSSDTAGASTASQDRSCLPSVGFRPTTNFSQQGGGSKLVVNGMQQRVSTI
- the LOC136542596 gene encoding uncharacterized protein, producing MLASLLHGPAAAVAAAPSAFPLRSLPTAKTPFLPSLPHPVSPRRAAAAAFAFNPAAAAAPIAASLLEGPVLVWAGRLCLYYALLHVGLAGSPRNPFLSHEIGGEDGAGDSDLGFSKWAEKLRGGASGEKDAQDKRKLTSKWKPTTRGTLKRTYRVRSTDEGRRILKEIASVLSQDDHFVDASSHKGCQIRRESAHGESVCCYNVRALFDELPTPHLLLEITPFPAGQLTDNDYRKAERLEMVLRLSASI
- the LOC136542597 gene encoding uncharacterized protein isoform X1, which produces MVMAPQPLRAPAGHAACRCSAAPLFGKRAPLVVAFPRAGSGGAVVVSCSAVQESSTSTTVSKKKDAADGAKEATAAAAKPAAAAKPKKAAALPLPEMMQKEIIPPLKAALDAEENVSQVQLAFQNNTLEGSFIKDDVPYYFWAFFPKGDLTGPKGFALSSYSNEVSTIEPFLIDEKRITAKYVVFWVYKRLAGQGILPVWKKEEGEEEDAK
- the LOC136542597 gene encoding uncharacterized protein isoform X2; amino-acid sequence: MVMAPQPLRAPAGHAACRCSAAPLFGKRAPLVVAFPRAGSGGAVVVSCSAVQESSTSTTVSKKKDAADGAKEATAAAAKPAAAAKPKKAAALPLPEMMQKEIIPPLKAALDAEENVSQVQLAFQNNTFINSRALSIVMEKEELISDVDSTVLHSLLLCKKWNRIVISPYINSYCLHRTQR